The nucleotide sequence CTGGGACTGAGGAATATCAATTCCGCCAGTCTTTTCAAGGGGAAGATCAGTAACATGAGAGATTTTGTCAACTGCGGTAAGCATATCATATACCACATCCATATACATGATGATTTTCTCAACAGATCCTAATACCAAAATGATAATTACTTCGGCAGCTACAAACTGACCCAATGTGATTTCACGCTGGACTACCAAGATAGTACCTAGTATGAGTAGACCTCCTGTGACAATAGCCTTAAAAAGAAGAATGAAAGCATACTGAGAGATAAGAACCTTGAAGTGTGCACTTCTATTCTTTAGATAATTGTTTACGAAGTAGTCTGTTTTTTTAAGTGGAAGGATTGTATTTCCAGCTAGTTTGAACGAGTAAAGAGTTCTAGCCATTTCTTCTAACCAGTACACCACCTTATACTTATACTTTGATTCTTGAATAGAGCTTTTCAAGCCTTTTGGCCCTGTTAAATAGAAAATCAAGAAGAGTAAGCCCAATAGCCCGATACCAAAAATGATAAAGAATGGGTGGTAAAATGATAGAAGTAGAAGCCCGAATAAAATTTGAATTATACCAGTTGAGAGATCTATTAGTAGCTTAGGTAGTCCTTTTTGAAGTGTAAGTACATCAAAAAACCTGTTCATAAGTTCAGGCATATGTAGATTTAACACAGACTCCATCCTTATTCTTGGAACTCTGAAAGCAAATTCGAAAGCTGCTTTTGTGAAAACTCTCCGTTGTAAATATTCCACAATGGTTATTTGCAATACTTGTAGAACACCCGTTCCCAAAACTCCTATTATGATGAGTGTGATCAACAAGTAAACGGAACTGAATACAACTCCTCCGGAAATCAATTCCACAGCAGCTTGAATTCCCAACGGTAGCGTCAAACTTATTAATCCAATTAATGCGGCATAAACATAAACGTAGAATATATCCTTCTTTTCAGCGCTCAAAAGGCTAATGAGTCTTTTAACAGGTGTCAGCACATTCATATCTCCTTCTCCAGCAAAACTTTGATAAGGGAAACAGCTAAGAGTAAATACTTCACCGTTTGAATTAGTGGAGAAATTGATTTTATTGAAATCTGGAGTTCTCAGTTCTTTTAACTGGCCTCCCGGAGTAATAAATTCAAGGACTATGTCTTTCTTCTTCTGCTTTATAAATGCAGGGTGGAAGCCATCTTGCTCTATAAAAACGATAGTTGGAGAAGCATTATCTGCAAGCAGTTCTAGAAGAATGTCAGGCTTCATGTATTTTTCAAAAAGAACTATGCCACTATCATTAGCAGCCTCGATTAAATCTCTTTGAAATTCAGAAAGCTCGTTATCTTCATAAAAACGAGAAATGATATCTACACGCTCAAGTTTTGAGATATCAAGGTCGATCTTAAGTTTTGTTGCACACTCTTGAAGGCACCTTATTATTTGCTGATTATTCATTGCTGAAGCGAATTGAAAATAATTGTTGATATGAAATCAAAGTTTCTGCTGTAGATATCCTCTTCTTTTTTAATATCTGATAATTTAGGTAGATGCTGAGCAAAAAAGATTTGTTGATGCGCTGCTTCAAGACATGTGCTTGTTAGAGAATGAGGAAATTCAAAATCAGGATTTATTTCCTGGATATATGAAGCTATCGTCATACATAGAGATTTGTATCCTTTGAATAAACCTTCCTTGTTATCATCGTCAACATTTTTCGTTAAATACGTTTTATCAGATTCATTGGTCACTATTCTCTGAAGTACACTCTCGCTTACACCTTCGAAGTAATCATCATCGTTCAATTTTTTTGTGATAAACCTTAGAGCTATCCTTAATTTTTCTTTCGGATCAGAAATGTTGTGGGTTTCGAAAGTGATTTTGTATTCAATGTAACTCCAATACCAAGCAATCATGTAGACCAAAAGGCGATGTTTATTTTCAAAATATCTATAAATAGAAGCCTCTGTCGAACTAATTTTCACAGAAAGTTTCTTAAATGTGAAGGATTCAAAACCTATCTCATCTATTAGGTGGATGCTTTCTTTAATAATTTTCTGACCCAAATCACTAGACTGTGGATCTCTCAAGTATAGTGAGGAGTTTAGCTGAATTTGAAGTTTTGCTATCATATCACAAATATGAGCTATAAATCTTAATAGTAAAGCTATCACAACGATTTAAATTATGAATGGTTTTGATTTTTTTTTCATGCGTTTTTTTGTTAACATTGAAGTCATTAGTCCTTTTTATTTTGAGTTTTTGACCTTTGGGTTCAGGTGTTAGTCCTCCTGAACCTTTTTTTATGCCTTTCGGGTAATACTCTTCCTCCTCTACATACCATTTCTACTTCATTCATGATCGAAAGCGAACACTTTTCTGTATCAAACTGTACAGAGCTTTCTTACAATTTCTAGGGAAAACACACTTAAGTACCTGTTTTTTAAGTCTTTATGATTAATGGCATTTTTCTTGGCATAGTGGTCGATCGAAAACCTTAACGACCAAAACTTCAATGGACAAAAAGATCAAAAAGAAAAAGTGGACTGCTAAGAAGATTGCGATTTATGCAGGAGTAGCACTTCTAATAATTTTTATTGGATATAATTTCTTTCTCTCTGGTGGGGGAACAAGACTTAACGTTGAAAGAAATAAAATAAATATTGCTCCCGTTCACGAAGGAGATTTTCAAGAATTCATTCCAGTGGATGGGAATGTTCTTCCAATATTGACGATTAGACTTGATGCCATTGAAGGAGGTGTGGTAGCACAGAAATTTTATGATGGAGGTATACTCTTGAAAAAAGGTGATACGATTCTGACACTCGCAAATAATGATCTTATTCAAAGTTTTGTTCGAGAGGAGACTCAGGCTTCTATTTTGGTCAACAATCTTGAAAATACCAAACTAAGTCTTCAGCGAAATCAATTCGACTTGAAAAGAAGTCTTTTAGAATTAGACTACCAAATAGATGCTGCCAATGATGCTTTTGAGAGGGGGAAAAAGCTTTATGAGGATAAGATTATCTCAGAGCAAGAATTCTTGAATCTCAAAAGAGAGTATAATCGCTTGAAAGACAACAGGGAAATACAAATCGAGTCCAACAGATTTGATTCGTTAAATGCAAGACTTCAGATTAGACAAACAGAACAGACACTTATTAGAACCAGAGATAATCTTGACATGATCAAGAGAAATTTAGAGAATCTATATATCAAGGCTCCAATTGACGGAAGATTGTCTACAGTTAATGTAGAAGTTGGTGAGTCAATAGGTACTGGTCAGAACATTGGACAGATAGATGATTTAAATGGATTTAAGGTTCGTGCAACTATTGACGAACATTATATATCTAGAATATATGCAGGCTTGCGCGGAACCTTCACTTTAGCAGGGGATGATTTTGGCTTGGGGATTACAAAAGTGTATCCAGAAGTTAATAATGGACTATTTGAAGTAGACATGGCTTTCGATTCTATTCCTGAGAGAATACGCAGAGGCCAAACACTTCAGATTAGATTACAACTAAGTGAAAACATCACTGCGGTGCAGATACCAAGAGGAAGCTTTTATCAAACTACGGGAGGAAACTGGATTTTCGTAGTGAATGAAGATGAAACTGAAGCTGTACGTCGTGATATTAGATTAGGTAGACAAAATCAGAGATATTACGAAGTTGTGGAAGGATTGCAACCTGGAGAGAAAGTTGTTGTCTCTTCATACAGAGGGTATGAAGACAAGGATATTCTCGTAGTTAAGTAACTTATTAAAAAAAAGAAAGTATTTTATTCGAACCCAAAAGACTAAACTCAATAAATCATGGAAAACGCTAAAGCACTTATTAAAACAAACGATTTAAAGAAATTTTACTACACAGATGAAATTGAAACTACAGCATTGGCTGGAGTGAATATGGAAATCAAAGAAGGAGAATTTGTTGCCATTATGGGCCCTTCTGGTTGTGGTAAATCAACATTACTCAATATAATAGGACTATTGGATAATCCCTCTGAAGGTGAATTTCATTTTACTGATCTTGAAATTTCTGATTACAAGGAACGTCAGCGAGCGGATCTTAGAAAAGCGAATATTGGATTTGTATTCCAGAGCTTTAATCTGATCGATGAACTTACAGTGTTTGAAAACATCGAATTACCATTGATTTACTTGAAGTATTCTGCTGCTGAGCGTAAGAAAAGGGTAGAAGAGGTGATGGAGCATATGAAAATTATGCACAGAAGAAATCACTTCCCTCAGCAGCTATCGGGAGGTCAGCAACAACGTGTAGCTATTTCAAGAGCAGTAGTTGCTAAACCTAAATTGATACTTGCGGATGAGCCAACAGGTAACTTAGATTCTGCAAACGGACAAGAAGTGATGAACCTACTTACAGAGCTTAATGAAGCTGGGACTACTGTAATCATGGTTACACACTCTCCACTTGACGCAGAGTACTCTCATAGAGTGATCCACTTGTTTGATGGTCAGATCGTATCTGAAAATATCAATGCGAAAGAAGCTTTAGTGTAAGTACTCTTCATACTTACAAATAATCAGTTATCCCTTCCCATCCTTCGTGGGTGGGTTGGGGCAGCTGTATCTGAAAACCTAGATAAAAGACCTTATATCATGCGAAAATTCATTTTCGGACTTATTTTATTAATTGGAATCTCTGTTGATGCACAAGATTCTGATAGAATCCTTACTCTCCAAGAGTGTATTGATATGGCGAGTAGCAGAAATCTGACAATTAAGCAAAATCAAAATAACTTGATTGGGGCAAAATCTAATAGAAGACAGGCATATTACAATTTTCTACCTAATCTTAGCGCCCGATATAATTATTTAATAATTGATGGTTCAGCGATAAACAATGCTGGACAAGTAGTAAACTCTACAAGTAGGCGATCAAGTCCTAATATCAATTCGAATTTGATTTTATTTAATGCTTTCGCAAATCATCATTTGTTGAATACTATGAAGCATCAATATGAATCTTCATTGTATCAACTAGAGGATAGTAAAATTGATATCAAGGCAACCGTTATTAGAAATTATCTCAATGTTTTAGTAGATACCGAGAATGTTCGCATCTCAGATCAAAGATTAGAATTTTTAGAGGAACAA is from Marinobacter alexandrii and encodes:
- a CDS encoding efflux RND transporter periplasmic adaptor subunit, yielding MDKKIKKKKWTAKKIAIYAGVALLIIFIGYNFFLSGGGTRLNVERNKINIAPVHEGDFQEFIPVDGNVLPILTIRLDAIEGGVVAQKFYDGGILLKKGDTILTLANNDLIQSFVREETQASILVNNLENTKLSLQRNQFDLKRSLLELDYQIDAANDAFERGKKLYEDKIISEQEFLNLKREYNRLKDNREIQIESNRFDSLNARLQIRQTEQTLIRTRDNLDMIKRNLENLYIKAPIDGRLSTVNVEVGESIGTGQNIGQIDDLNGFKVRATIDEHYISRIYAGLRGTFTLAGDDFGLGITKVYPEVNNGLFEVDMAFDSIPERIRRGQTLQIRLQLSENITAVQIPRGSFYQTTGGNWIFVVNEDETEAVRRDIRLGRQNQRYYEVVEGLQPGEKVVVSSYRGYEDKDILVVK
- a CDS encoding ABC transporter ATP-binding protein; protein product: MENAKALIKTNDLKKFYYTDEIETTALAGVNMEIKEGEFVAIMGPSGCGKSTLLNIIGLLDNPSEGEFHFTDLEISDYKERQRADLRKANIGFVFQSFNLIDELTVFENIELPLIYLKYSAAERKKRVEEVMEHMKIMHRRNHFPQQLSGGQQQRVAISRAVVAKPKLILADEPTGNLDSANGQEVMNLLTELNEAGTTVIMVTHSPLDAEYSHRVIHLFDGQIVSENINAKEALV
- a CDS encoding TetR/AcrR family transcriptional regulator, producing MIAKLQIQLNSSLYLRDPQSSDLGQKIIKESIHLIDEIGFESFTFKKLSVKISSTEASIYRYFENKHRLLVYMIAWYWSYIEYKITFETHNISDPKEKLRIALRFITKKLNDDDYFEGVSESVLQRIVTNESDKTYLTKNVDDDNKEGLFKGYKSLCMTIASYIQEINPDFEFPHSLTSTCLEAAHQQIFFAQHLPKLSDIKKEEDIYSRNFDFISTIIFNSLQQ
- a CDS encoding ABC transporter ATP-binding protein codes for the protein MNNQQIIRCLQECATKLKIDLDISKLERVDIISRFYEDNELSEFQRDLIEAANDSGIVLFEKYMKPDILLELLADNASPTIVFIEQDGFHPAFIKQKKKDIVLEFITPGGQLKELRTPDFNKINFSTNSNGEVFTLSCFPYQSFAGEGDMNVLTPVKRLISLLSAEKKDIFYVYVYAALIGLISLTLPLGIQAAVELISGGVVFSSVYLLITLIIIGVLGTGVLQVLQITIVEYLQRRVFTKAAFEFAFRVPRIRMESVLNLHMPELMNRFFDVLTLQKGLPKLLIDLSTGIIQILFGLLLLSFYHPFFIIFGIGLLGLLFLIFYLTGPKGLKSSIQESKYKYKVVYWLEEMARTLYSFKLAGNTILPLKKTDYFVNNYLKNRSAHFKVLISQYAFILLFKAIVTGGLLILGTILVVQREITLGQFVAAEVIIILVLGSVEKIIMYMDVVYDMLTAVDKISHVTDLPLEKTGGIDIPQSQMAEGLAVKLANVSYTYPGSKKPSLKNLEIEIEKGGSLCISGGSGAGKTTLTNIIAGIHQKYEGILTYNDLSLRDLDATYLRDKIGKNVSQEDIFEGTILENILVGKPTSDISDAINAIKEVGLNDNINALDEGLNTQVLSGGKGFSSSFVNKLVLARCLAKKPAMLILNDFFNDFTKGERLKLIEMLTREDKNWTLIVVSNDPLVMAACDKVLYLDNGDSKAIGAFDDLIKHEDILKEIY